In one window of Clupea harengus chromosome 4, Ch_v2.0.2, whole genome shotgun sequence DNA:
- the LOC116220249 gene encoding major histocompatibility complex class I-related gene protein-like: MCSPDSGSHSLLYFSTYIKGDTPFPEFSAVLMLDDIPLAYYSSNGQKHFPRGPMNEEEVFHFADQKYTMFVLTSMHNRIRNKADRYIHNYNNTHGIPFLQSIFGCDLLDHSAPGRMIYKESFNGDIGDEIHLSISDNTFQSVFRWPGDWNILQSNYWRSLLIDVMEPFCLTSLHKLFKINRKHVMRKVKPRVRLFQKALPDSGGMKVTCLATGFYPRHINLTLFRDDQPLDSHQITGGELLPNGDGTYQMRKSLEVSTDDLKENYQYTCKAEHLSLDNKLDIPLDYEPYPGQKHVVVVVLIALVCLTVVIIVFVFVFCRKRCMANNRCLRIHQGRKKCLDEGEQGPSSEHTLLGSSSSQSVEVQRRIEHQRPQNISTPATAEQGPDTPAQNGGHHAAGEQQRQTKQTKKDTCSG, translated from the exons ATGTGCAGTCCAGACAGCG GATCCCATTCATTGCTCTACTTCTCCACGTACATCAAAGGGGACACGCCTTTTCCCGAGTTCAGCGCAGTGCTGATGCTGGATGATATTCCACTTGCTTACTATTCCTCAAATGGACAAAAACATTTTCCAAGAGGACCTATGAATGAAGAGGAAGTCTTCCATTTTGCTGACCAGAAATATACCATGTTTGTGTTAACCAGTATGCACAACCGTATCAGAAATAAAGCAGATAGATATATTCATAATTACAATAACACACATG GTATTCCCTTCCTCCAGAGTATATTTGGTTGTGATTTACTGGACCATAGTGCACCTGGAAGAATGATATACAAAGAGTCTTTCAATGGAGATATTGGAGATGAGATACATCTAAGTATTTCTGACAACACCTTTCAATCAGTGTTCCGATGGCCAGGAGACTGGAATATTCTACAGTCAAATTACTGGAGATCGTTACTCATCGATGTTATGGAGCCTTTCTGCCTTACATCACTTCACAAACTTTTTAAGATCAACAGGAAACATGTAATGAGAAAAG TTAAACCCAGAGTCAGGCTCTTCCAGAAGGCCCTCCCAGACTCTGGTGGGATGAAAGTGACTTGTCTGGCCACTGGGTTTTACCCCCGTCACATCAACCTGACCCTGTTCAGAGATGACCAGCCTTTGGATAGCCACCAGATCACTGGAGGGGAACTGTTACCTAACGGAGATGGAACCTACCAGATGAGGAAGAGCCTGGAGGTCAGCACAGATGATCTAAAGGAGAACTACCAGTACACGTGTAAGGCTGAGCATCTCAGCCTGGACAACAAGTTGGACATACCTTTAG ATTATGAACCTTATCCAGGCCAGAAACatgttgtggtagtggtgcTGATAGCACTGGTTTGTCTAACTGTAGTCATCATCGTCTTCGTCTTCGTCTTCTGCAGGAAAAGATGCATGG CCAACAACAGATGCTTGAGGATCCACCAGGGAAGGAAGAAATGCCTGGATGAAGGAGAACAGGGGCCCAGCAGTGAGCACACCTTGTTAGGAAGTAGCTCAAGTCAGTCGGTTGAAGTCCAGCGGCGCATTGAGCACCAAAGACCACAGAATATCAGTACCCCTGCTACAGCGGAACAAGGACCTGACACACCTGCACAGAATGGTGGGCATCATGCAGCTGGTGAACAGCAAAGACAAACCAAACAGACTAAGAAGGACACATGTAGTGGGTAG